One stretch of Thermodesulfovibrionales bacterium DNA includes these proteins:
- the nadD gene encoding nicotinate-nucleotide adenylyltransferase, giving the protein MGIDKKIGIFGGTFNPVHYGHLRAAEEVREKLGFEKILFIPSSSPPLKSSDLAPADLRYEMTEISIEGNSFFEISDVEERWPGKSYTVNTIETLGNLYPDRAFYLIVGIDSFLDIPSWYKPERLMALTNFVVISRPGFTFSRLAPTVPAEEGVFSSLDAGGLDLFQTSLKSGREVVMLSVTPFPISSTAIRILLRHGRSIKYLLPDAVESFIISHNLYREGSDDL; this is encoded by the coding sequence ATGGGCATTGACAAGAAGATCGGCATATTCGGCGGGACCTTCAATCCTGTTCATTACGGACACCTCAGGGCCGCTGAAGAGGTGAGAGAAAAACTCGGTTTCGAAAAGATACTCTTCATCCCTTCCTCGAGTCCTCCGCTCAAGAGCAGCGATCTTGCACCTGCTGACCTGAGATACGAGATGACAGAGATATCGATAGAAGGGAACTCCTTTTTCGAGATCTCTGACGTCGAAGAGAGATGGCCGGGAAAGTCCTATACTGTAAACACCATCGAGACCCTCGGCAACCTTTATCCCGACAGAGCGTTCTACCTCATCGTCGGCATCGATTCCTTTCTTGACATCCCTTCATGGTATAAGCCTGAGAGACTCATGGCCCTCACCAATTTCGTTGTAATCTCGAGGCCCGGGTTCACCTTCTCAAGACTTGCCCCGACAGTACCGGCTGAGGAAGGCGTCTTTTCCTCCCTTGACGCCGGGGGGCTTGATCTTTTTCAGACAAGCCTGAAGAGCGGCAGAGAGGTTGTGATGCTGAGCGTCACACCCTTTCCCATATCATCAACGGCCATCAGAATCCTCCTGAGGCACGGAAGAAGCATAAAATACCTGTTGCCAGATGCCGTAGAATCTTTTATAATTTCACATAATCTCTATCGCGAAGGGAGTGACGACCTTTAG